Proteins from one Pseudomonas bijieensis genomic window:
- a CDS encoding putative quinol monooxygenase has product MSELHGFILHAKTRPEKAEAFEALFRAYVGPSRAEPGCIEYHMLRDQQDPTLFIFYEIWASLAHLDVHSNLPHMKQFFERRMDYLERDFEIRRVDMLSPSSASR; this is encoded by the coding sequence ATGAGTGAACTGCACGGTTTCATCCTGCATGCCAAGACCCGTCCGGAAAAAGCCGAAGCCTTCGAAGCGCTGTTTCGCGCCTACGTCGGACCGAGCCGCGCCGAGCCCGGTTGCATCGAGTACCACATGCTGCGGGACCAGCAAGATCCGACACTGTTTATCTTTTACGAGATTTGGGCCTCCCTGGCGCACTTGGATGTGCATTCGAACCTGCCGCACATGAAGCAGTTCTTCGAGCGACGCATGGATTACCTGGAGCGCGACTTCGAGATCCGCCGCGTCGACATGCTCAGCCCGTCCTCGGCTAGCCGCTGA
- a CDS encoding cupin domain-containing protein — protein sequence MTAPITVLRDTHPLPVLDACKWEKLEGDPHTVNLNAYTSEDGSKIMGTWICTPGKWYVEYVKWEYCHFQEGYCIITPEGMEPIHLRAGDIFVIEPGMKGTWEVVETVRKYFVFA from the coding sequence ATGACCGCACCCATCACCGTCCTGCGCGACACCCATCCACTGCCCGTCCTCGATGCCTGCAAATGGGAAAAACTCGAAGGCGACCCGCATACCGTCAACCTCAACGCCTACACCAGCGAAGACGGCAGCAAGATCATGGGCACCTGGATCTGCACACCCGGCAAATGGTATGTGGAGTATGTGAAATGGGAGTACTGCCATTTCCAGGAAGGTTACTGCATCATCACCCCGGAAGGCATGGAACCGATCCATCTGCGGGCCGGTGATATCTTCGTCATCGAGCCAGGCATGAAAGGCACGTGGGAAGTGGTCGAGACCGTGCGCAAATATTTCGTGTTTGCCTGA
- a CDS encoding sulfite exporter TauE/SafE family protein codes for MDTLSAFYQNLGLALSLLVVGTFLLAGTIKGVIGLGLPTISMGLLGLAMAPTQAAALLIIPATLTNLWQLAFGGHLQALIRRLWPLLLAIFLGTGLGTLWIGMTGGAWVVRALGGALLLYALSGLLLPTLRVGADVESWGAPLCGLLTGLITSATGVFVIPAVPYLQALGLSKDELVQALGLSFTVSTLALAAGLLWRGELGGGELSASLLALAPALLGMWLGQWLRQRISAVLFKRVFFIGLGVLGGHLLISG; via the coding sequence ATGGACACACTCAGCGCTTTCTATCAAAACCTCGGCCTGGCCCTTTCCCTGCTGGTTGTCGGCACCTTCCTGCTGGCCGGCACCATCAAGGGCGTGATCGGCCTCGGCCTGCCGACCATTTCCATGGGCTTGCTCGGGCTGGCTATGGCTCCGACGCAGGCTGCGGCGTTGCTCATCATCCCGGCAACCTTGACCAATCTCTGGCAATTGGCTTTTGGTGGCCATCTACAAGCCCTGATCCGGCGCCTGTGGCCGTTGCTGCTGGCGATATTCCTCGGCACCGGTCTCGGTACGTTGTGGATCGGCATGACGGGAGGCGCTTGGGTGGTACGAGCCTTGGGCGGGGCGCTGCTGCTGTATGCGTTGAGCGGGCTGTTGCTGCCGACGCTGCGGGTCGGCGCCGACGTCGAGTCATGGGGTGCTCCGCTCTGTGGGTTGCTGACCGGGCTCATTACGTCTGCCACCGGAGTGTTCGTCATTCCGGCGGTGCCCTATCTGCAAGCACTGGGCTTGAGCAAGGATGAACTGGTGCAGGCCTTGGGCCTGTCATTCACCGTATCCACATTGGCCCTGGCCGCCGGCCTGTTGTGGCGCGGCGAGCTGGGCGGGGGCGAATTGAGCGCTTCGTTGCTGGCGCTGGCACCGGCGCTGCTGGGGATGTGGCTGGGGCAATGGCTGCGGCAGCGGATCAGCGCCGTGCTGTTCAAGCGGGTGTTTTTCATTGGCCTCGGCGTGCTCGGCGGCCATTTGCTGATCAGCGGCTAG
- a CDS encoding NAD(P)H-dependent oxidoreductase yields MKKVLLLNGGKQFAHSDGRYNATLHDTAASVLDRGGFDVKTTFIDGGYDIKEEVAKFLWADVVIYQMPGWWMGAPWTVKKYIDEVFTEGHGSLYASDGRTRSDASQKYGSGGLIHGKQYMLSLTWNAPQQAFDDPTDFFEAKGVDAVYFPFHKANQFLGMTGLPTFLCVDVMKRPNIEADVARYEQHLIEVFGLKA; encoded by the coding sequence ATGAAAAAAGTCCTGTTGCTCAATGGCGGCAAACAATTCGCCCACTCCGACGGTCGCTACAACGCCACCCTCCACGACACGGCGGCCAGCGTGCTGGACCGTGGCGGTTTCGATGTCAAAACCACCTTCATCGACGGCGGCTACGACATCAAGGAGGAGGTCGCCAAGTTCCTCTGGGCCGATGTGGTCATTTACCAGATGCCAGGTTGGTGGATGGGCGCGCCCTGGACCGTGAAGAAATACATCGACGAAGTCTTCACCGAAGGCCACGGCAGCCTCTATGCCAGCGACGGTCGGACCCGTTCCGATGCATCGCAGAAATACGGCAGCGGCGGCCTGATTCACGGCAAGCAGTACATGTTGTCGCTGACCTGGAACGCCCCACAGCAAGCCTTCGACGACCCGACCGACTTCTTCGAAGCCAAGGGCGTGGATGCGGTGTATTTCCCGTTCCACAAGGCCAACCAGTTCCTGGGCATGACCGGCCTGCCGACCTTCCTGTGCGTGGACGTGATGAAGCGCCCGAACATCGAAGCCGATGTGGCGCGCTATGAGCAGCATTTGATTGAGGTGTTCGGCCTGAAGGCGTGA
- a CDS encoding LysR substrate-binding domain-containing protein, with the protein MHFDLTDLRLYLNILDTGNITAGAARSHLSLAAASARVRAMEASVGIDLLERGRRGVTPTPAGKALAEHARVLLQQAERLQQDMAEYAKGVKGRVRLLCNTSAMTEYLPELLAGFLCTHPNLDIDLQELPSSRITHALRQGAADLGIVSDAVDTDGLQAWPFRDDPLVLILPTGHPLADGRAVRFSETLSHDYVGLNASSALAIYLEEQALHIGSRMQIRIRADGFDGMIRMVAHGAGVAIVPKAAVERRPPEPSYQCVSLQESWTHRALLLCARNFEGLPAYARALARHLAD; encoded by the coding sequence ATGCACTTCGACCTCACCGACCTGCGCCTCTACCTGAACATCCTCGACACCGGCAATATCACCGCCGGTGCGGCCCGCAGCCATTTGTCCCTGGCCGCGGCCAGTGCGCGAGTCCGTGCCATGGAAGCCTCCGTGGGCATCGACCTGCTTGAACGCGGACGGCGAGGTGTAACCCCCACTCCGGCCGGCAAGGCTCTGGCCGAGCACGCCCGGGTCCTGCTGCAACAGGCCGAACGCCTGCAACAGGACATGGCCGAATATGCCAAGGGCGTCAAAGGCCGGGTGCGGCTGCTGTGCAACACCAGCGCCATGACCGAGTACCTGCCCGAACTGCTGGCCGGTTTCCTCTGCACCCATCCCAACCTCGACATCGACCTGCAGGAACTGCCCAGCTCACGAATCACTCATGCCCTGCGCCAGGGCGCGGCGGACCTGGGCATCGTTTCCGACGCCGTGGACACCGATGGCCTTCAGGCCTGGCCGTTTCGCGACGATCCGCTGGTATTGATCCTACCGACCGGGCACCCGCTGGCTGACGGGCGAGCCGTACGGTTCAGCGAGACCCTCAGCCACGACTATGTCGGCCTGAACGCATCCAGTGCCTTGGCGATTTATCTGGAAGAGCAGGCGCTGCACATCGGCTCGCGCATGCAAATCCGTATTCGCGCCGATGGTTTCGACGGGATGATTCGCATGGTGGCCCATGGTGCAGGCGTAGCCATCGTGCCGAAGGCGGCCGTCGAACGGCGCCCGCCCGAACCTTCGTATCAATGTGTGTCGCTGCAAGAGTCCTGGACCCATCGGGCGTTGCTGTTATGCGCCCGCAACTTCGAAGGTTTGCCGGCCTACGCCAGGGCCCTGGCCCGGCATCTTGCCGACTGA
- a CDS encoding LysR family transcriptional regulator gives MKARSDELQIFVCVIECGSISAAAEQVGQTPSAVSRTLSRLEAKLETTLINRTTRRMDLTEEGKYFFEQAKGILDQMDELEERLSSRQKNPAGRLRINAASPFMLHAIVPHIEEFRRLYPDIQLELNSNDLIIDLLEQSTDIAIRIGTLTDSTLHARALGCSPLHILASPAYLKQHGTPTSVAELADHALLGFAQNEGLNQWPLRHVHGDRWAIQPAISASSGETVRHLVLQGQGIACLSDFMTREDIQAGRLKVLLADANSGYRQPINAVYYRNSQLALRIQCFLDFIQGKLAEYASREFKG, from the coding sequence GTGAAAGCCAGATCCGACGAATTGCAGATTTTCGTCTGCGTGATCGAATGCGGATCAATCTCCGCTGCCGCCGAGCAGGTCGGGCAGACACCGTCGGCCGTCAGCCGCACGTTGTCGCGGCTGGAGGCCAAGCTCGAGACCACGCTGATCAACCGCACCACGCGGCGCATGGACCTGACCGAAGAGGGCAAGTATTTCTTCGAGCAGGCCAAGGGTATCCTCGATCAGATGGACGAGCTGGAAGAGCGTCTGTCGTCCCGCCAGAAGAACCCCGCAGGACGGTTGCGGATCAACGCGGCCTCGCCGTTCATGCTGCACGCCATCGTCCCGCACATCGAAGAATTCCGCAGGCTCTACCCGGACATCCAGCTCGAACTCAACAGCAACGACCTGATCATCGACCTGCTGGAGCAAAGCACCGACATCGCCATTCGCATCGGCACCCTCACCGACTCGACCCTCCATGCCCGCGCCCTGGGCTGCAGTCCGTTGCACATCCTCGCCAGTCCGGCCTATTTGAAGCAGCACGGCACACCCACAAGTGTCGCCGAACTGGCGGACCATGCGTTGCTGGGCTTTGCTCAGAACGAAGGGCTCAACCAGTGGCCGCTGCGTCATGTGCACGGCGATCGCTGGGCGATCCAGCCGGCCATCAGTGCCTCCAGCGGCGAGACCGTGCGTCACTTGGTGTTGCAAGGGCAAGGTATTGCCTGCCTGTCGGATTTCATGACTCGCGAGGACATCCAGGCCGGTCGGCTGAAGGTGCTGCTGGCCGACGCCAACAGCGGATATCGCCAACCGATCAATGCGGTGTACTACCGCAATTCCCAACTGGCCCTGCGGATCCAGTGCTTCCTGGACTTCATCCAGGGCAAGCTCGCCGAATACGCCTCGCGGGAATTCAAAGGCTGA